In Panicum virgatum strain AP13 chromosome 5K, P.virgatum_v5, whole genome shotgun sequence, the genomic window CCGGGCGCTCATCTCGGACCCACCAAAGCACCTCTGGGTGCGCGGCGTCCACTTCGCCGGGCTGCCCTACCTCCTGAACATGTACCGGCGAGCGACGATGATCGCGACGGGCTCCGGGATTTGCGTGTTCATGTCGTTCCTGATGCAGCCCGGCCCGGCGGAGCTGTCGCTGGTGTGGGTGGCCAAGGGCATCGAGGCCAACTACGGCGAGGAGAtgaaggcggcggcgtgcagcagCGAGAGGCTGCGCGGGCGGGTGATCGTGCACGACACGGCGGTGATGGGGCGGCCGGacgtggcggcgctggccgtggacgcggcgcggcgctggggatcggaggtggtggtggtgacgaGCAACCCGGAGGGGAGCAGGGACGTGGTGACGGGCTGCAACAGGGCCGGCATCCCCGCGTTCGGGCCTATCTGGGATTCTTGATCCCAAGTTGAAATCTCGGACGCTGGAACTTCCGTTCGCCGCTGTAGGGAGCCATTGACCGAACCAACAAGACACTCACTGTGGGCCTGTGGCTTTTTTTTGTTGTCGTCTACAGCCTCTAATATGCAACTTCTTTTGTGCGCCCCTAATGCAACTTTAACGCTACTTTTTATTTGTTATATGAAAAGGTACTAATATATGTAAGAAAATACTAGTAAAACTAGTTATACTTTAACGAGCTTGCATTTGTCTATCCACAAGTTGTAGAAAATATTCAGCGCAAACTACTTGCTCGGTGGAAATGTAAAAGCCCCGAAGATATactcagaatttttcaaaaatgagattaaaacgcTGCACATCTATAGTGCATCCATAGATATATTTGTCACAAAAGTGTGGATACAAGATCAATCTAGAAAAAAATACATACAAAAATGATAAATTTTAGGTGCATATATATTAGATGCCAAAATCTTGGAAATTTAATTCTCTAGTCCACATGCACCTGAAATTTGTTGTTttttgtgtgattttttttggtAAAATGAGTTTATATCTCAACTTTTGTGACAAAAGTACATATATGGATGAATGTGCTTCGTTTGAAACTCTGGCTATGTTTTTAATGGGTTTTTATTTCCACCAAAAGCGAGGTAGGTTGCACTAAATTTTTTCCCTACATGCTGCCATGGCCATCCATTCATTTTCTTTCCCTCATCCAGGCGCTTCCTTTCATCGCTGCGGCCAACATGAGCGCAGTGCTACATTGAGCCGACACACATGAATGTATTCTTTTAGAGAAGATGCCAAAAGCACTGGCTTTTCATTTAAGAGAGAAAGTGAGGCACCCGCGTCCAACCGCACGCTCAAACACAAGCGGGTTGGCTTCAGCGTCCAGGAAGCCAACACGTGGGGACACAATTGGCACGTGCACACCCACAAATGATAAAATCCGTTGGCCCCCTCCCCATCATGCTTCAACTACCACCAGTAGAGATGGTAACCATCGTACAAATGCGGGGCGTGCACAAGCAAACACTCTTAGACTCTGTTTGGATGTCGATATTGGAGGCATTGGCATTAAATTGAGTTCAATGCCAAATCAATTTAGTATTGGTATTAGGTTACAATATTAAAGCCATTATTTGGATGTAGATAAAATTGGAAGATGGAATCAAAACAGCTGGCGAATACCGATTCATGTTTGGATGTCCACACCGTGGCATCTGATTTTGTCCACGACGAGGGAGGCAGGGGAGGAGCCGCACAGCTCGCcggtggaggagcggcgcgggacTCGCCGCGGAGGAGGGCAGGGAGGGGCGCCCCTCCCCCCTCAACTCCGATGGCGCCAGCGGCCCtccaccccctccctccctctccaatCCTGCTCCCCATCCTCCGTGGCGCGGGAGGGGGAAGCTGGCGGCGGGCCTCACGGCGGCGCCCCCCGCCCTTGCTCTCCCGGCGCAGGGCCAGGGCGGAGGCTCCCTAGAGCTTGCGGCGGAGGCTCGACGAGGCGTACGGGCGGCCCACATGCAGGGGCGCGCGGCCCCGTGAGCCGGCGGGCGGTGCGCGGTGGAGGTTCGGCGAGGTGGAGACGCAGCGGAGGCTCGGCGGCCGCCTCCCTCCTTGCGCGTGCTGCTTCGCCCTGTCTCTTCTCTGCAGGTGCGCGCGCCTGACTAGGATGAACAGGGAGACTCTTTTCAGCAGCGCGGGCGAGGGAAAATGGGCACGGAGAAAAGCGCGGGCCAATTCCGCCTGAATACGGAGCGCAGGGGCTCGGAATCGAGCGGAGCGGTAAGTGGGCAGAGGGGAAAACGCTTCGGCATTTGACCTCGATTCCGTGACCGAATTCCATCGACACCCAAACAGCGGCATTGAACGCGGTCGAATACCAATTCCCAATTCTGGACCATAATTCCAACATCCAAACACCCCCTTAGTCAATGCACAAGCTAGGTGAATAGGAActaagtcaaaaaaaaaaacagaaataaagACCCGCTAGAATTACTGGATGGATTTTGAGCACGATTTGAAAGATCGAACGAAATTAATTTTAGCTCAAACCTGGCACATAATATTTTTTACCATTTTCCATTTACCATTTTAGCTCAATCATGCTCAATGAATGACGGATTTGGCCGAAAGAAATCTGATATTTTCCTGACACTTGGATTAGTTTGAAAAAATGAATTTAAACTTCAAATATCTAAATCTGGCTATAGGTAGGATTTATCCCCGTGACGCTCTTAGAAAAATTTCTCTAAAAATAAGTTCTATAGGTGTCATGGACGGTTGAACTCTGAACTTGAATCACCCCACTCCACTAGGCCACCGGACAGCCGAAGAGCGAAGATGGTGGCGTCAGCAGCACCCTTCACCAGCGGCTTCCTCTGCCCGACCACCAAACCAAGGACGCCACCGctcccgtcctcctcctcccgaccGTCACGCTCCCGCCTCCACTTCCGCATCCGATCCCCCGACCCCAAGAacccagcggcggcgcccgtcTCCTCTCGCATGGAGGCGGCCCAGCCCCAGGCGCGCGACGCCCAGGGAGGGGCGGAGTCGGCCATGAAGCTGCTGTTCGTGGAGATGGGCGTCGGCTACGACCAGCACGGCCAGGacatcaccgccgccgccgtgcgcgcctgCAAGGATGCCATCACCTCCAACTCCATCCCCGCCTTCCGCGGCGGTACGCGAAATTTTCGCCTTCCGTGATGCCCCTTGTTCTCGGGCATTCCCTCGAACACGTCGCCGGCGCGCCAGGAGATGCCTAACTGAGTTGTTTTGGCTGTGGGCTGCGCCTGCTGCAGAGTCTATACCCGGAGTGAACACCGACCAGATGAAGCTGCAGATCAAGCTCGGCGTGCCGAGGTCGACGCAGCACTTGCTGGATGCTGAGAGAGTCAAAGCCGTCTTCCCCTAGTGAGCATTATCTCTGCCCTTCTTTCCCTATCGTCCTGTTAAAACTTTGAACTTTGGTTCTGGAGTGCTGAACGGTTGCCGTGCCATGGTGTGATGGACTCCTAGTTAATAATGAAGTAGAATTTTCCATAGTCCTTGACGCTGAGCATGCAATCCTATGGTTGTTAGCGGAGCAAATGTAGGGCTCTTAATTTGGAACCCCGCTTTATTCTTGGGCTCTTATATAGTCTCAGAACAAACATATTGTCAACAATTGCTGAATGTATGAGGATAAGCTGATATTTTCTAAGCACGATGTCATGATGAGCCCTACTCATTGATTTGCATAGAGAAACTTTTTTAGCAGTGGTGCTTGTAAGTCATAACAGTATGGAAATTTTGTTGGTGTGGTGCCCATCAATTGGCACAAGGAGACCACAGTACCAATGTTTTAGGCAGCCATGGGCTTTGATTAGAGATTCCGTGTTTATGTAGTACTCCTTGACCTTTGTGACAGATAGCATTCCTTTCTCTGGCCTCGTTTTCTTTTCAACCTAAATACGGACCTAAACTTAGCTATAAACACCTGATTTTCCTGCTTCAGTCAAGCATGTACAATATTCTCCAAGAGTTCATTGCATCAGCATAACATGATACCTTTGTAAAGATTTCAAGGCATCATCATTTTAGTAAACCACCATTTGACTATCTGAGCCATCGCTGCATCTTTGCAATGCTTCATCAAGTGGGACAGCAAAGGATGCATGGTCAGTGTTTTACTGAAGGACTGAGAAATGTTTTAGATgggtttttttttgggtcagcAAAAATATCTTGCACATAAGCCACACTATAACATTCTATGCTAAAACTGGTTAAAATAGATAGCATGCTGAtaaccccacccccaccccccaaaGGAAAGCATCCTAGTCTTCCATCGACTATCATGGCAAATTGGTTCATGTGTACATTCGGTGATGGAATGCTCAATAGTTGTGCTATGCAATTATAGATAAGAGTAGATAAAATTTGGAATGAAATTGAATTTATATTCATAGCATATGTGGGTATCATATCTGGAAAAGCAGTCATGTTTTCTTGAATCATTGAAGAAGAATCTTGCATGGCAGGGGTACTCATGCAGTTTCCATGAAGTCATATTCCTGCTCTTTTAGTACGATTGGAAACGTAGCATGCACTAATAATTCAGTAGGCATTTAGCAAGATTGTGGCAAAAATCAAGTATCTTGGAATCGATGGTGTTTGGCTGTACAGATATCACTGACCAAAATTAAGTAGGCATTATCTCAATTTCAACGTAATATATTATCGACAGTTGTACTGATAGTATGATCTTGGTTTATGGATCTCATACGCCATTTCCTCGGTTTTCACAGTGGCGAGATTATCAGCTTCGAGGTTGTCGACGGTGGCATGATCTGTTCAAGCGGCGTGTGCCTGGAAGCAATGGGGGACAAGAACGACGACTGCTACATAGTGAACGCTGCAGTTTACGTCGGCTACTGATGTGATCCTGGAGGTGGTCCTGGAGTGAGAGTTTCGCTCTCACCTGGAACAGTAGGAATCGGACCGGGCTCGTCCACAGTAAGCACACGGCATTGCTGTAACGGCTGCACATCATTGGTGTCGTGCTGGGTCTATTTGCATATGTCCGCCCTCCTCTTCCAGTCACAGCACGCCCAGTTGGTTCCCGAGTATCTGCATGCGACCCTTGATCACTCCTGCGGCCGATCTGTTTGACTGCATTGCAGGCGTGTACGCCGCGGGTGCCTTGGTTCTTGGACTTCCGTGACAGCATAGGGAGCCATGCACACTGCCCGGCCGCCGGGGTCCTGCCGTCCTGGTCGATCTGGGGAATGCTGGTAGCGGAGTAGTCTTTGACAGCGCAGCAGCCGCAGCTGCAGCCGCCGACGACTGCTGCTGCAGCGCCGTGTCCTTGTGAGTTGGGAGGGCTGGACTGGTGGCGGCTGAGCGCGTCTGCCTGGAAGGCTGGAGTGCCTGCGGCCGGCACCGTAGCTTGGTCAACTTCGCCATCCACGGCGCCTCAGCGCGGCCGCCTGATCAGCTGCTCTGGTAGTGACACTCGATGAACAGCGGGGTTTCGTTTTCTGTTAACCGCGCGCTGTTGTTCGAACAATATGTCATGTCAATGCCGATTTTCACTCGTAACAATTTGTCCATCACACAACTTCCTATTGGATTCCACGTAGCAAGCAACTCCAACAAACTAGGTAAATCGATTTGGCTAGATAAATTTGGAGAAGCAGAGGTAAAAACCCCATCCAACAGTCTCTGCTTTTTCCTCTCCTCGCTATCTCGCTTGGCATCTTCTCCCCTCCGTTATCTAATTTTGCCGAGCGCCCTTGCTATCCCTCTTGGCATCTTCTCCTCTCTGCTATCTAATTTTGCTGAGCGCCCTCCCGTCATCATCCTCCTCCGCGCGTGCTGCTATTCCGGCGCTCTTCCCCTGCTGCACTCGCGCCCTCACACCGCTCGCCGGTGTCACCCGCTCGCCTTGTTCAGCACgttcgcgccggcgccgccccgttCCAGCCCGCCCGCGCAGGCTCGTCGATGGATGCAGTCGCCGCTCCTCACCACATGCACGAGGTGAGGGGCGagcgcagtggcggagctaagGCTAGCTGTTGGGGTCCGCCGACCCGACGGAATTCTAATAATCCTATGTAAAATTATTGTTCATTACTATTTTTAGTGTTGATGACCCCATAAAAAATGACGATGACCCCTGTGGCCGTAATTTCTGACTTCACACCCAGAGGGGGGGTGGAGAGAGAGGCCGGGGAGGAAGAGAAGGGAGGCCAGCCATCGTAGgggggaagggagggagagCGTGAGGCCGGGCGGAGGGGCCAAGGCGGAGGCTGGGAAGGATAAAGAAGGGGAAAGGAAGGGGATGATGCATGGGACTCACGCGTTGGAGGGAAAAGAGTTGAAGGAGTTGTTGATTTAGAGAACGAGAAATAGTCTTTTAGAGTAACCAACTCATTATGGATTTTAAAGAATTATTAAATAGAGAGTTAAAAATAGCTACCCTCCTACAGATGCCTCCAACTCAAGAGTGCCAAGCTGTGAAGCCCGCCAACTAGAGCTACCAGTAATCTGAAGCGAGTTTCAGTGGAACGTCTCTACTGCTTGCATTATCGAAGTGCGATACTCTATTTGGACCATTTTCTGTCAATGACCTTACAGTGTCCCTTTTTAGCTAGAACATAATCATCCTCGAAGTTCTAGCTCTAGATTTTATGGATTCTGATCATTTCGTAGCAGCACTTGCACTTGAGGTCGAACGAACCTCTGAGATTTGTTCTTATGATCCTGTCATTTCCCACAAAATTGTCGGCAATTCAGGAGATATAAAATTTGAAGTTAAATAGAACCAGGAAAATCAAATATTTAGATCGTTGCAACGTTGTCAGGACATGGGATTCTGAAAGCTGATGCGCTGATAGGGACTTTCGACCTTCCTTATGCCCTGATTGGAGAATGGTTATTGCTGTTGTATTTTGTAAATGATCATGATGCCCAACCTACCAGTTTTTGGACTTGTATTCGAAACATTTAGTTACTTTATATATACTTCTGCAGGAACTTGCATGGCACGAGTCTTTGGCAAATTCTGGAAGGTTTAAGCTTCAAAGTAAGCGAAAAAGTTACGACATGGGGTAAAGTTATAAGCAAGCCCTGAATTCATCAGCAAAGGAAGTGAACTGAATTGAGATGACAGTTCAAGAAGAGGGAAGCTAAGCAGGTTCTCATTTTTCATTAATGTAAAGTCATGTAGAATTGCAACATTAGTATTAGCAAAAATAGAGATAGGAGGCTAGGAGCGCTAACACCATGGATCGATTGGCAAAACAATAAATTGTAAGAGTGATATATACATATCATGTGCTACCTCAACTTACTAATTTTACATTTTCTGTCAGATAACCAGGTTCAGAGAGGTGCGCATCCATCTCTTCAGATATGAGACTGGTTAGAGCTTGGATTAATGATCGTGGATCAAATATGACACCCACCTTCGGGTCATGTACTGACTCCACGGTTACCTGCAAGACGAATTGGCATACAAAAACAACTGTTTCAGCAAAAAAGCTATAGTACATAAGCACTAGTGCATAATATAATATCTTGTACAAGACTAAGGTTGTTTATTGTATAATACCAACTATAGACGCCTTAGATACTAATATTAAGCTTTCCCAACTGGGTTTCTGAGACTTTAAGGCCATCACACTGCATGTACAATCCACAATTCAACATACAGTATTTTGACTCAGGCAAGCAATAATATTCATCAACAATTGGaatactatttggttgcatggTGAGAATTCCAGATAGGAACAGAAACTTCGAAGATCTATTATCCCAGCCAAAACAAGACTTAGGAAAAATAACTTGCTAGTGCATGAGGTAGTTAAGATGCACATGTTGACATAGTAGGAAAAACAACAATTCCTCATCCTTTCTAAATCAATAAGCACCATCATAGCCAATAAAATATAGATCCTTACCACATGGAAGATTCCCTGAGCAGCCAAGTTTTCAATATCTAGAGGAACTTGGCCTCCTTCTGGAACCAATATAGCATTAACATAGTCACTGGGCTGCATACAACGGTAGAGAAACAATCAAAAGGGGAATCCTGGAAGAAAAAGACTGCATGCTCAAAAATGCTTTTGAATTTTGGACCAAGAACCTCTCATGtattccctccgttccaaaatgtaaaGATTGTTTTGGCTTTTCTGGATTCAAAGTGTTttctatgcacctagatataatgATGTCTAGATACATTGCAAAATCTATGAACCTAGAAAAATCATAACGACCCACATtttgaaacagagggagtagtttGCAAATGATTTGTTTATATACAACAAACTTACTCGATTGTTTAGGCTTTTGTGAGGATCTCCATACGTCCGATTTAAAGAATCAGTAATTGCAGTTACAAAGCCAGAGGCAGATAGCCCAGCAGTCTCTCTGTCATGTGACCCATTCAGAAGAAGTACCTAGATTCAGCAGGATTCAGACAGAAACACATTTTTAGTGAAACAATCAAGAGAAAAATACTACTAACTAGTTACAAGTCAAGGAATGCAACAAGTTTTGCATACTCTTTccttcacttatcaaataactGTAGGAGTGTGCAGATGAAAAATAAGTAAATAACccatcaatatatatatatatatagatagaaaAAAATACTACTAACTTCAGGACATTTACAAGTCAAGGAATGCAACAAGTTTTGCGCACTCTTTCCTTTACTTGTCAAATAACTGCAGGAACGTGCAGATGACAATAACCCATCAATGTATATAGAGTATATCTAATCCCTTCGATGCCATTTCAGGGCATCTTTCTAACCAAGCCTCAGTTAGACAAATAGCACTTACAGTTTTGATTTGCATGTAACTAAGGAGGCACATGTTTAACCTAAGACAATGGAATCAAAAGATCAATGTAATCAACCATGGGAATTTGATGCTAATCGGATTTCTTAGCATAGTTACCTTGGGGATGGATCTTGACGCTATAGTCTCACCAATTCCACGCAACACCTGCATAAATTTTAATGTAAGATACCAGAAGTGGAATGCAAAAACAAGTGCAAGAGCAAGAAGTTAGATCCCATGTTGAATGTGCATTGAAAGGTCAGCCTGAAGTATTCCATATTCCACATGGGTTCAAGCTAAGAGGTCATGGGTTAGAGTTGAAGCACTACAATGGAGTAACTTAATGCTCATAACCACTAGGTCAACCGTTTTTGTTCAACAGTTATCCCATCTAAAACTTTATCAAGCCAAACGATGTTTTACTGTACTAGCAAGATATGTCACTGGAAATAAGGTATGAGTAAAGCTAATACATCTCGGCTAAGATTAACTAACCCACAATTATTTCGAGCCTGAACAAGGTCATGCCTATAAATCTAGCAGTCAGAACACAATAACTTAATGGGTGAATTGCAAAACTGCCCTTGTTTTGAGCTGTAACTGCACGTTTGCCcctatttttttaactttgcacGTTTGCCCCTGTTTTTTCAATCTGAAGATTCCACTTGCCCCTGTTCCGTGAAGGAGAGTTAACGGTGTTTAAGTGCAAGCTGAAAAGACAGAAATGCCCTCCCTGATTCATCAGCCCATCCGGTTCGCCGCTATGGGAGGAggctgctgcaggtggtgccTGAGCACCCGCAGCACGTCGAGCAGGCCGACGACGCCACCAGCtcgcgctcctccgccgcccgtcACCCCACGGCGCGCGCCCTAGATAACAAACTGCGCTCGCTTCCCCTCGAGCACGGCGATGCTAGGCAGCTCatctcatcgtcgtcgtcgtcggacgaagaggacgacgaggacaaggcggaggaggaagacgacgacgaggaggcgaCGCCGTAGAGGAGGTCGAGCATGCCGAGGAggttgcgccggcggagacgggaGCGGACGGCGTGGAGCGCGGCCTCGGGCGGGGCGCCGCACCGGCCGATGAAGCCCAGGAGGTCTCCGGCCGAGAGCGCCGCGCCGGTCCCcgcccgcctgccgccgcgccgagcagcccgcgccgcctcggccCCCGCCCGCCTGCCGCAGCGCCGAGCTACCAGAGGTGCGTCGGCCCcgcccgcctgccgccgcgTCGGTGCCCGCCCGCCGCTGGGCCCGTCGGGCGCTGGGGCCGCCTGCGCCTCGACAAAGAGCTCATGCACCCCGCCGTCGACCGCGTCCACCAGGAGGCCCTGCACCCCGCCATGAACTCTAGCACCGGCGAGTGGAAGCGTCGAGGCGCAGTTGAATGTCGTGGACAGaaacagagagggaggagaggagatgtGTTATTTGGATAAGGGGTACTTTAGTCTTTCTcccattttctcttttttcaaaACATTTTTTGGTCCTTTATTAAACTTCAGCTCACGGTGATAGGAAAGAGGGGCAGACGGTGCCTTCGATTTGGAAAAGCAAGGGTAAACgtgcaaagttaaaaaaataagggCAAACATGAAATTGAAGCTCAAAACAAGGGCAGTCTTGCAATTGTCCCTAACTTAATAGTTTTATCACTTCAGCACATGCACATGCCAAAGAACAGTCGTGAATCATGAATGTGCTGAAACTATGAAGGCAAAGAAGTCACGAGAAGCATGTGATAAATTAGTAATGGTATGCTGAAGATCATTAAGTAGATGATACAGTGTAAGCAAACCAAAAGCAGTACTGCAGTAGCATTACCAGTGACGGACAAAGTGATGTAAAGAGTGATCCCATAGCATAGACAATGCAGTCCACTTTACTTAACTGCTCCAAAACTGTATGGTTAGCTTCAGGGAAAACCTACAATGGAAGTATAGCTGGAAACAATCAGGAATGCCGGCAGATACCAAATATAGTTTTTAGATATCATGATAGCATGTCAAGTTTATATGTTAGTGAGCCATAACTGATATTGAAAAGACATATTTATATTGATGCAAGACAATAAATAAATTTTGGGGAAAATTGCAAAACCCTACTTGCAAGTTTGGGgagtttgccaaaaaaaaatccccctACATAGTTTGTTGTCAATCTCCCACCTGCAAGTTTAATGTGATTTTTTAAAAAGACAAAACTAATAGCATTGAATGGGCAAGGAAGAGTCCAACGTTGCTCCAACAAGgctcatggatctccagcgcAGCTTCCCTGTGGCACAGAAGAGTCCATTGGTACCTAACAGCTGATTTATCAACCACTGACCAGGATCGGATGGGACTCAATGCAATGGTTtcttccaagttccaaccaAACTGAATCCATTAGGTCATCAATCAAGTCCTGCTCAGAAGTGTTTTTGCAATTTTCCCTAATTGTTTAGCACATGGACAATGTTGCAGGATCGTGCTTTCTCAGGTCACACCATACAGAAGTTGGCAGATGTGCAATTGTTATTTCCAAATATAAGTTCGTGAAGAACTTGAAAACCACTACTAGATAGTTTTGTTGGATAAGGGTGACATCACAGTGCGTCGTGATTAAGCTGTGATCATTATGTGGAGCATGACAACATTCGAACTCATATATTCACTCGTACTTATGAGCTTAGCTGCTTCCGTAAACATAAACAGCAAAATATTTAAGCGATCCTTGCCTTAAAAAGTATTAAAGTACTTTAGCATTGTATCTAAAAGTCAAAAGTCAAAACAAAACAAGGACCTACCTCATGCAGCAGGTTGCTACCTTCACTTGACATGTAAAACATGCGTTTGATCCTTGAAGGAAGTGCAGTACATGAATTACAATCCTTCCAGAAAAGGATAGAAAACAGGAAATCAATTAGAAAAGAACAATCATGGAGAAATCAACAAGGATGCATAGATTAAGGAAATAAGGAGCATCTAGAGGTCACGAAATGTGAAGTGAACTTGGAGACATAAAGCATGTCAACACAAAGGAATTATAACAACTCAGTAGTAATAGTCATCGCAGTAACAGCTTGAAGCCTCAGAATAAGCACACCCAAATTCACCACTTCAAATTATACTACGTTAGTGACTATCTTTAAGCTTAGGATAACTATGAGAACATGAAACACAACTTGCGAGCGatggaaaacaattattttcaAGACAAAACTGCTGTTTAAGCTGAATAAATTAATACAGGTTAAGGAAAAGGTGCACTATCACATGAAGCTTTAAGTCATTTAACTGAACAAAACCATTTTTAGGAGATATCTTTTATCCCCCAATATTTTAGAAAATAAATCCACCTCAGACTTCATGCTACGTGTCATCAAATTGCAGAAATGTGGAAATAGCATTGATATAAGTTAGATAATCTTTCCATATAGAAAACAGAATTGTTATTTCTCTCATTTCCCTTGATCTATTTTGAATGACAGATATGTACCATATAGTACCATCAGAATGCCTAGTAACAAAATAAAACATCTATATCCAATTATCCATTGGTACATAATCTGTAGTACAAGACATCACCTCAAGCAGTTATAATACAAAGCCAATGTGACAACAAAAACATGAATTGAATAACTTTTTGCATACTTTTAGGCTTAAAAAATACCACGGTATCATGCGggacaaaaaaaaactgagGTATTATCAGCGGTATTCACTCTGAAAATACTCTTTGAGATACCTTATTGACAACTTCTCGGCATCCATTGCTTGGATGTGATATTTCGTTTTGGCCACGAATGATAGTTCCATCCTAACAAACGAATATTTTATCttaaaagaagaacaagattcTGTAATTCTGTAGCAAGAAATgaatcaagattttttttttggttttataATCAAGTGATGTGCATACTTATAGAAGTAACTTTGCAAACACAAACAGCCTGCAGATCAAAAAGACAATAATAAAATGCAAGTTTTTttgtagaaaaaaaaagcaaagctTATAGGAACATGACTGCTTGCCTAATTGCAGAAAGTTTAGCTAAAAAAATAATTGCCATAATAAAAAAGAGGGATACAAAATAAATAATCAGTGAAG contains:
- the LOC120707396 gene encoding uncharacterized protein LOC120707396, whose product is MVASAAPFTSGFLCPTTKPRTPPLPSSSSRPSRSRLHFRIRSPDPKNPAAAPVSSRMEAAQPQARDAQGGAESAMKLLFVEMGVGYDQHGQDITAAAVRACKDAITSNSIPAFRGESIPGVNTDQMKLQIKLGVPRSTQHLLDAERVKAVFPYGEIISFEVVDGGMICSSGVCLEAMGDKNDDCYIVNAAVYVGY